The Lonchura striata isolate bLonStr1 chromosome 5, bLonStr1.mat, whole genome shotgun sequence genome window below encodes:
- the PHLDA1 gene encoding pleckstrin homology-like domain family A member 1: protein MLESGCKAVKEGMLEKRSDGLLQLWKKKRCILTEEGLLLIPPKHPPPPQQQQPAPPAEPAAKIKELHFSNMKTVDCVERKGKYVYFTVVMAEGKEIDFRCAQEQGWNAAITLQMVQYKNRQAILAVRSTRQKQQHLAAPHGSRLRGASNSA from the coding sequence ATGCTGGAGAGCGGCTGTAAGGCGGTGAAGGAGGGcatgctggagaagaggagcgacgggctgctgcagctctggaagaaGAAGCGCTGTATCCTGACCGAGGAGGGGCTGCTCCTCATCCCCCCCAAGCACCCCCCGCcgccgcagcagcagcagccggcACCGCCGGCCGAGCCGGCGGCCAAGATCAAGGAGCTTCACTTCTCCAACATGAAGACGGTGGACTGCGTGGAGCGGAAGGGCAAGTACGTGTACTTCACGGTGGTGATGGCCGAGGGGAAGGAGATCGACTTTCGGTGCgcacaggagcagggctggaacgCGGCGATCACGCTGCAGATGGTGCAGTACAAGAACCGCCAGGCCATCCTGGCCGTGCGCTCCACCcggcagaagcagcagcacctggcGGCGCCCCACGGGTCGCGGCTCCGCGGCGCTTCCAACTCCGCCTAG